A single genomic interval of Rosistilla ulvae harbors:
- a CDS encoding polysaccharide biosynthesis protein translates to MATICAYWLRFESATFTTYLAEMQLVVPVAVAIKIGVFGLLRMTRAWHDYVSFLDLLRLARATAVSAAFLALADSMFRHTGLLPRSIIVIDACLTTIFVGSMLSVRRVLRERKSTAPRTTDSQTRVLIVGLNKTGEAFLRAIRSGAEPNFQVVGIVAQKPRMVGREINGVPVVATLQGIVAAAHSHSVETVLLVDGELSPVDLRAVVNDCQQHDINVRVIPSVSRIVAGQVDFHPREVDIEDLLGRDAVNLDQEQLNSWLSNRVLMVTGSCGSIGSEIARQLLKFAPQKLLLVDRSETGQFHLGNELQDAIDAGTVEVIVGDITDPDRMREIVSEHRPAIMFHAAAYKHVPLMEQHPSEAVKNITKATCGLVDLAHLYDVESFVMISTDKAVNPTSVMGCCKRVAELYVQAKASHSNCRFVTVRFGNVLGSAGSVVPTFRQQIANGGPVTITHPDMTRYFMTIPEASQLVIQAGAMGRGGEIFVLDMGQPVKIVSLAEDLIRLSGLEVHKDIELKFTGLRPGEKLYEELYIDDEKRLQTVHPKILIAESEQLALKDVIKHIAELVAAAESDSTAIRNKLKTIVPRYQYDASLPQTAAARSKLQATASRAA, encoded by the coding sequence ATGGCGACGATCTGCGCCTATTGGTTGCGATTTGAATCGGCCACATTCACCACCTACCTGGCCGAGATGCAATTGGTGGTTCCAGTTGCCGTTGCAATCAAGATCGGTGTCTTTGGCCTGTTGCGTATGACACGAGCCTGGCACGATTACGTATCCTTTCTCGACCTGCTTCGCTTGGCTCGCGCCACCGCGGTCAGCGCTGCCTTCCTAGCGCTCGCCGATTCGATGTTCCGCCACACCGGCCTGCTGCCGCGCAGCATCATCGTGATCGATGCTTGCCTGACAACGATTTTCGTGGGCAGCATGCTCTCGGTGCGGCGGGTCCTTCGGGAACGCAAATCGACCGCCCCCCGAACCACCGATTCGCAAACTCGCGTACTGATCGTGGGGCTGAACAAGACTGGCGAAGCGTTTTTGCGAGCGATTCGCAGCGGCGCCGAACCCAACTTTCAAGTTGTGGGGATCGTCGCCCAGAAGCCGCGAATGGTCGGCCGCGAGATCAACGGAGTCCCCGTGGTCGCCACGCTGCAAGGAATCGTTGCGGCGGCACATTCACACAGCGTCGAAACCGTCCTGCTGGTCGACGGCGAGCTTTCGCCCGTAGACCTCCGAGCGGTGGTCAACGATTGCCAACAGCACGACATCAACGTGCGAGTGATCCCCAGCGTCAGCCGGATCGTCGCCGGCCAAGTCGACTTCCACCCTCGCGAGGTCGATATCGAAGATCTGCTGGGCCGCGATGCGGTCAACCTCGACCAAGAACAACTCAACAGCTGGCTATCCAATCGAGTCCTGATGGTCACCGGCAGTTGCGGATCGATCGGTTCGGAGATCGCACGCCAGTTGCTGAAATTTGCTCCCCAAAAATTGCTCCTGGTCGATCGCTCCGAAACCGGCCAGTTCCACTTGGGCAACGAACTGCAGGACGCGATCGACGCAGGAACTGTCGAAGTGATCGTCGGCGACATCACCGATCCCGACCGGATGCGTGAGATCGTTTCCGAACACCGTCCCGCGATCATGTTCCATGCGGCCGCCTACAAGCACGTGCCGCTTATGGAACAACACCCTTCCGAAGCTGTCAAAAACATCACCAAGGCGACCTGCGGACTGGTCGATCTAGCGCATCTATACGATGTCGAATCGTTTGTGATGATTTCGACCGACAAAGCGGTCAACCCAACAAGCGTGATGGGCTGCTGCAAACGCGTGGCGGAACTTTACGTGCAGGCAAAAGCATCCCATTCCAATTGTCGTTTCGTGACCGTTCGCTTCGGCAACGTGCTCGGATCCGCTGGCAGTGTCGTGCCAACCTTCCGTCAACAGATCGCCAACGGAGGCCCGGTCACGATCACGCACCCCGACATGACGCGGTACTTCATGACGATTCCCGAAGCCAGCCAGCTGGTGATCCAAGCCGGGGCGATGGGCCGCGGCGGGGAGATCTTCGTGCTCGACATGGGCCAACCGGTCAAGATCGTCTCGCTCGCCGAAGACCTGATCCGCCTGTCCGGTTTGGAAGTCCACAAGGACATCGAACTGAAATTCACCGGCTTGCGTCCTGGCGAGAAACTCTACGAAGAACTATATATTGACGACGAGAAACGCCTGCAGACGGTCCATCCGAAAATCTTGATCGCCGAAAGCGAACAATTGGCCCTCAAGGACGTAATCAAACATATCGCCGAGCTGGTCGCTGCTGCGGAATCCGATTCGACAGCGATTCGGAACAAACTGAAAACGATCGTGCCGCGATATCAATACGACGCGTCGTTGCCCCAAACCGCGGCAGCCCGATCGAAATTGCAAGCGACCGCAAGTCGAGCCGCCTAA
- a CDS encoding NAD-dependent epimerase/dehydratase family protein, whose translation MPKRALITGGAGFIGSHLAEQLLAAGMQVTIVDDLSTGRFENIAGLESRSDVEIIIDTVFNESLIADLIQKSDVVYHLASAVGVKLIIDQPVKTIETIVGGTEIVLRHCSRFRRPVLITSTSEVYGKGSKIPFHEDDDLVTGATSRHRWAYACSKTLDEFLALAHHRETHLPVAIVRLFNTVGPRQTGQYGMVVPNFVQAALKGNPLVVHGDGNQCRCFAHVADVVGALVKIMSNADCYGQVVNIGNNEEVSINQLAQRVIQWTGSTSEIQHIAYDEAYGDGFEDMQRRVPCLQRAADLIGYQPTRDLEKIIRDVADSFSA comes from the coding sequence ATGCCCAAACGAGCTTTGATTACTGGCGGGGCGGGGTTTATCGGCAGCCATCTTGCCGAGCAACTGCTCGCGGCGGGGATGCAGGTAACGATCGTCGACGACCTCTCCACCGGTCGCTTCGAAAACATCGCCGGGCTCGAATCTCGCAGCGATGTCGAGATCATCATCGACACGGTTTTTAATGAATCGTTGATCGCTGATCTGATCCAAAAGTCGGACGTCGTCTACCATCTCGCCTCGGCCGTCGGGGTCAAATTGATCATTGACCAACCGGTCAAGACGATCGAAACCATTGTCGGCGGGACCGAGATCGTGCTGCGACACTGCAGCCGATTCCGCCGCCCCGTGTTGATCACAAGCACCAGCGAGGTCTACGGCAAAGGATCCAAAATCCCGTTTCACGAAGATGACGATCTCGTGACCGGAGCGACCAGCCGCCATCGGTGGGCCTACGCCTGTTCCAAAACACTCGACGAATTCCTGGCCCTGGCGCATCACCGCGAGACCCACCTGCCGGTCGCGATCGTGCGACTGTTTAACACCGTGGGACCGCGGCAAACCGGACAGTACGGGATGGTTGTCCCAAACTTCGTCCAAGCCGCTCTAAAAGGAAATCCGCTGGTCGTGCACGGCGACGGCAATCAATGCCGTTGCTTTGCGCACGTTGCCGACGTCGTTGGGGCGTTGGTAAAAATCATGTCCAACGCCGACTGTTACGGCCAAGTCGTGAACATCGGCAATAACGAAGAGGTTTCGATCAATCAGCTGGCACAGCGGGTGATCCAATGGACCGGCAGCACCAGCGAGATCCAACACATCGCCTACGACGAAGCGTATGGCGACGGATTCGAGGACATGCAGCGACGCGTCCCGTGTCTTCAGCGAGCCGCCGATCTGATCGGTTATCAACCGACCCGCGACCTGGAAAAAATCATCCGCGACGTCGCCGACTCTTTCTCCGCTTGA